One Salvia miltiorrhiza cultivar Shanhuang (shh) chromosome 6, IMPLAD_Smil_shh, whole genome shotgun sequence genomic window, CTAAAGAATGACTCTTTGTACACCAAAATGAACACACTCTTTTCTTCGACTATTgcactctttatttcttttgttctcACATAAAAATTCtgtttttcttttccctcactCTTGCTTTTCTCTCGACTCTTTTTTTCACTCGACTCTTTTTTGACTACCTCACTTTTATTGCCCTCAACCTCACGAGCTCTCCTTGCTTGAGACAATTTCTGCTGGTCCTCTTGAACTTGTTGAGGTGTCAAAGAAACAAGCATGATGGATTTGTTGTTGTGCTTGAAGGTGTAGTGATTGCGGAATCCATCATAGGTCACCTTTCGATCAAACTGCCATGGCCTCCCCAAAAGAATGTGACTAGCATGCATTGGCACCACATCACAGAGAACTTCATCTTTATAATTGCcaatagaaaatgaaattagaactTGTTTGGTCACACGAATTTCACCACATTCATTAAGCCATTGTAGCTTATATGGATGAGGATGCCGTTCAGTTTTTAAGTTCAGTTTCTCCACCATCTCGCCACTTGCAACATTGGTACAACTACCACCATCAATAATTAACATGCAAACTTTACCTTGGACTAAACATCTTGTGTGGAAGATGTTCTCCCTTTGTTCTTCCTCCTGTTTGATTTGCACGTTTAGAGCCCTTCGAACCACCAAAAGCTCACCATGTTCCGGTACAATCTCCTCCAattgttcatcatcttcatcatcatcatcatcatgttcACTTTCAGATTCGATTTCTCCATTCGGCTTCAAGACCATCACCCTTTTGTTTGGACATTGAGATGCAATATGTCCAACACCTTGACATCGAAAACATTTGATATCTCTATTTCTAGTAGAAGATGTAGAATTGGAGATACCTTTGCCCTTTTCGCCTTCGTTGGACTTGAATTTGGACACATCATTTTGAGGTTTAGAGGCTGCCCCAAAAGTTGACTTAGACGAAGTCCACTCCTTCGACTTTGAAGATTGAGAACTCGTTGGAAAATTCCTTTGAAAGGTTCCCTTCTTCTTCAATTGCTTCTCTACTTTCATGGCCATGTGAACCATATCCTCCAGCTCCACATAGTGTTGTAGGTCCACGATGTTTGCAATCTCCTTATTCAGCCCGCATAGGAATCGAGCCATGGTTGCCTCTCTATCCTCATCAACATTTGCCCTAATCATGGCAATCTCCATCTCTTTGTAGTACTCATCAACAGATTTAGTACCTTGATTCATAGATTGTAATTTTTGATACAATTCACGAAAATAATGAGAAGGTACAAATCTCTTACGCATTATGCTTTTCATTTCCTCCCACGTGGAAATTGGTCTCTCTCGATAGCGCCTTCTATTTGTTGTCAATTGATCCCACCAAACTATTGCATAATCAGTGAATTCAATTGCAGCAAGTCTAACCTTCTTTTCCCCGGAGTAGTTGTGACACTCAAAGAtgagctccacctttctctcccactcCAAATAGGCTTCAGGATCACTCCTTCCTTGGAATGTTGGGATCTTCAATTTGATGCTTCCCAAGTCACCATCAACTTCATTttgatgtcttcttcttctacctCCTCCTCGCCTTTCATTTCGATGTGTTGATGTACGATCATCTTCTCCTTCGCTCTCTCCTTCCTCCTCATTCCTCGGTGGTGCTTGAAATTCCAGCCTCTCCAATCGTTCTGTTACATTTTCCATAACAACTCCAAACCTTGCAAATTGTTGTTGCATGGCTTGCAATGTAAATTCAATAGGATTTGTGTTTTCCATGACCTCAAAATtcactcgtgtatcacacaaatATATCCTCacacaaacactcgtgtatcactcgtAGGCTTTTACCACCCCTCAAATAAACTCACCACTCAATGCCTTTTACCACTCAATTCTCGTTTGTAAGAATTTCAAATGAACTAAAACAAATCAAGAAAGAACAAGACAAGTAAAATTCACCAAACTTCAGCCCTTGGATGCAAGAATTGATATTTTGGAACAAGTGTATGAAACTCCAAAGAAAAATTGAagtgaaatagaaattttggatttttttttttttggatatatatgtattttttcgtttttttttttagtttatatgaAGTAACAACAATGGAAAACAAAAAGATATTGGAACtttgcagatttttttttttttttttttgcaactaTTTTTGTAGGACAATGAGGATGAATATAAGAGATATATATGAAaggatgaagaaaataaaagatagagTTTGGATCAATACCAgattgctctgataccaaatgatatggatagaagtggacgaaggacccgttggatataacgacccaagaacccgacgtatgtgagtaggcagcggactccctagatcgagaatctagtttgatcaacccctaagagcgtagaaacctcgacccgttggctatataatcagccaagaacctcggtatggatgaacgccacaagaccttgctcaagtgtcttgataagttctaaaacaagtgaaaaactcaacaaagagaATTCAACTCACTAAGCAAGAATGCTAAATTTTCGTTTATATCAATGGTGTCCTAATACAAGTGATTTAcatgcctatttataggctcaaAAAGGTCTCTTGAGAGCCCCACTCCCTTACCACTACTTAAAACCATTAAAAAGGCACATAAAATCACAAATGTAACTCCAAAACACTTGGTATGTCTCTTGGACACCAAAAGTCACTTATTAAACATAAGAAAAGTAACTTAAAATGAGCATTTTGTGGGCTGCACTCATTTGGACGAAAATGTGGACTTTATTCTTCAATTTGGGCCTCCAAAATATGATAGCTTAATGAGCCCAAACTTCAAGTAGCATCCAGCCCaccaacttgaataatattcaccatttggcccaatgtagaattgtcttggacttgggctttaatttCACCAACTAAAAGCATCATGGACTCCTTTATtcttttggctctagctcttGTGATTGGCCCACTTTGAATAATCAACGGATCCATCTTGTCCTTGGCCAGCTTGGACGCGTCTCCAtcaaatctgccaatgaaagcacgcaaaacatgattcataagacgcatgaacgtactaggcgcattagtcaaaccaaaaggcataactaaccactcatacaaaccaagtttggtcttaaaagcagttttccattcatcaccttccttaatcctaatttgatggtatccactacacaaatcgatcttagaaaagacacaagaaccatgcaactcatctagcatatcatctaaacgagggataggatgacgatactttaccgtgatgttattgatggctcggcaatcacagcacatcctcaaagacgagtccttctttggtacaagtagaacgggtaccgcacaaggactcaaactctccctcacatgccctttggccaataactcgccaatttgcctctccatctcctttgtctcctcTGGATTGGCtcggtaagctggtcggttcggcagtgtagcgccgggcacaaagtcaatctgatgctcaatccctcgaattggtggtaaaccggcaggtgtatattcgggaaaaacatcatcaaactcctgcaaaatagaatgaatagaagggggtagagaagagagatcgttagtaataaccaagttctcccgatatcgcaacagcatgatcggcctctcctcctgtacacaccacttcaaatcactagccctagcaagaaaggacttatgaatcaacccattctccttcctctccacgggctgctcctttgacttcaccttgtccgcctccttttgcaattgcacttgatcctcataaacttgtttaggagaaagaggaacaagcgacacctttttctgcttgtattcaaatgaatatttgttggtgaagccatcatgaataacacggcgatcaaactgccacggtcgccccaacaggatgtggctcgcttgcatagggatcacatcacacacaacctcatcctcatacttcccaatgcgaaacagaaccttcacttgcttcgtcactttgatgacgcctgtctcattcagccactgcaaacgatacggcttggaatgcttctccgtggttagccccaatctctcaaccatggctctactagccacattcgtgcaactcccgccatcaatgatcacactacataccttgtcttgaacaagacatctcgtgtgaaagaggttctcccgctgatatggatagaagtggacgaaggacccgttgggtataatgacccaagaacccgacgtatgtgagtaggcagcggactccctagatcgagaatctagtttgatcaacccctaagagcgtagaaacctcgacccgttggctatataatcagccaagaacctcggtatggatgaacgccacaagaccttgctcaagtgtcttgataagttctaaaacaagtgaaaaactcaacaaagagaATTCAACTCACTAAGCAAGAATGCTAATTTTCGTTTATATCAATGGTGTATCACTCGTAGGCTTTTACCACCCCTCAAATAAACTCACCACTCAATGCCTTTTACCACTCAATTCTCGTTTGTAAGAATTTCAAATGAACTAAAACAAATCAAGAAAGAACAAGACAAGTAAAATTCACCAAACTTCAGCCCTTGGATGCAAGAATTGATATTTTGGAACAAGTGTATGAAACTCCTAAGGAAAATTGAagtgaaatagaaattttggatttttttttggatatatatattttttttttcgttttttttttgtttatatgaAGTAACAACAATGGAAAACAAAAGGATATATTGGAACtttgcagatttttttttttttttttttgcaactaTTTTTGTATGGATTATTTTTGCAGATTTATATGGATGTGTGTAAGTCGTATGATGATAGATGTGTATAAGCGTGTATGTTTATGAGTAATTCAGACCACGCAGATATTATGGTATTGAAATCACAGCAGAACAAAATCAGACGCAGAAAACGGAACAGAAAATTCGGACGTAGAGAAACCCTAAAACGCAGAAAacggaaaccctaaaattctacCCTTGACACAGAAACGAAaaacgaaacctggatacgaaacgcggctctggtgccaaatgatacgatcctggccgatcaatcgaacaccacgcaaacggaagacttgagaAACGAACAggagatggaatcccaaaacctctgaatctaacccacggaatgatttaggcgaacggatccctaaaccccaacgtgaagttgacgcagcaactcggggacgctgaatgacacccgacgagggttggttgactcccCGTTACGTCGATagttgaattcgtcttggaacaatcaagaggaattcggaattctcaagagataaataaaaactcacaagtttattgataaaagtaggctgaaaatttcgtccaacacaaagccttatatataggcaaagtaaagactaaacctaacttgactaacaagcaaaagaagccctaatttcgaaattcacaaggctgccaaacaaggcccttattaattcgaaaataacaaagccctttaaacaatgggctgcgaaaataacaagactgaaataaataaatgaagtcttcaaaataaataaaatcttcaagcttcggcccactcgcacttgatgatattaattaaacttgggccgactccaccatctccaatgggtctcttcatcaacttttgagcccacacttcttgaactaagctcatcaagctctccttgaacttcttggctcatgctcttgtaaccggaccaacaggaacatgcaccgggtcttgcacaaacgaaccttgggctgcatcatcgagctcgccagcggaatcgaTATTGCCAGTGGAATCGATATTGATAGAGTAAtcattccgccagaggaatccttccgtcagaggaatcctcccgccagaggaatccttccgccagaggaatccttccgccagaggaatcccggctttccagagcagaggagcggacGTGCAGAACAGAGCGTACGGAGCTGGttttctcgctagggttatttTAGCTTGTTGAGCAAATTTAttagtttccttgtttttacgattatgtcctttaaattagggttctattttgcctatatatatggcgcgGCTGTATGGAACGAAAGTAGACAATTTTGATGTTATAACAGTGAGtttaattctctctcaagtttcgaattcttcttgataaacaaggattcaacctatcgacgaatcgacgagttcttcagccctcgccgtgtgtcattcagcgtctccgagttcctgcgtcaaatgcacgttggggtttagggaattattcgcctagatcatttcgtggtttagattcaggggttttgaggcATTCCATCTTTTATCTGTAATTTCAATTTGTTCCGTTCaatttcagtcttccgcgtacAAATCAAATAGTTCggtaatttccatttctttacGTTATTGTTTGTGATTTTCCGGTGAAACTCCATAATTCCCTTGTTAGCAATCTCTTGTtcatatcatctggtatcagttttccaggtttcgAAAGGGGCGAAATCTCTAGGGTTTTTGTCTTTCTGTTGGGTTCTGTTCTCAATTTCAGGGTGTTCTGTCGGGTTTTGTTGGCCGCGTTTCAGATTTTCGAAATTATCCAGGGTTTGCTCTTTTCTGTTTGGGTCTTTCTGTTCTTAACAGAGTATGAGGGTGAGTTCAGCAAATCATGGCCATTCGGTAAATTTTGATATTTGCAATTGAGATAAGCCGTGTCGTTCATGTCAAGGGTTCAGATCCCATGAGAGTGAGCAGTGGGCAAATTTCTTTCACACGCGATGTTTTGTCCACGACAAGGtgtgcagtgtgatcattgatggagaAAGTTGAACGAATGTGGCGAGTAGGTACATGGTGGAGAAATCGGGGCTGACCGAGGTGCAACACCCCAAGCCGTATCGTGTGCAATGGCCGAATGAGACTGGCGTCGTCGAGGTTACCACGCAAGTGAAAGTGCCTTTTCGCGTTGGGAAGTATGAAGATGAGGTTGTGTGCGATGTTATTCCCATGCTGGCGACCCacattttgttgggtagaccgtggcagGTCGATAGACGAGCTTTTCATGATGAAGTCACCAACAAGTACTCCTTCGTGTATAAGCACAGGAAGGTGGCACTTATCTCTCTTagtcctcaacaaatttatgaatATCACTTGCAACTGCAGCAACGGCACATGGAGGCGGAGGAGGTGATGTCTAGGGAGCAGCCGGTAGAGCAACAGGAGATGCAGGtttgatacgatccttgccgatcgatcgaacacaacgcacgcggaagactgaattGGAACGGAAGGATGGagatcccaaaacctctgaatctaacccacggaatgatataggcgactgaatgccctataccccaacgtgaagttgacgcagcaactcggggacgctgaatgacacccgacgagggttggttgatctcgccgttacgtcgataaattgaattcgtcttggaaaaatcaagaagaattcgaaactctcaagagagaataaaaactcacaatttgattataGGTAGGCTCCAAATTTCGTCCATATggtggcctatatataggcaaaggctaaacctaatataataaggaaacaacttaactaccaagcaaagaagccctaattcgaaaattaactgggctgccaaacaaggcccttattttcGAAATACCAAGCTGAAACTATGGgctaaaatccgaaaataaaaacataagtctTCAAAACATATAAAGTAGGGAAGGAAAACATTGTGGCTGATGCGTTGTCTCGAAGGTATGCTTTGATCACTACTTTGAGTTCTAAGCTTCTTGGGTTTGAGtcaattaaggaattgtatgcccatgattctgattttggttcTATATATTTAGCTTGTGAGCATGCTGCATTTGATAAGTTCTATAAGCATGAGGGCTATTTAtttagagaaaataaattgtgCATTCCTAAGTGTTCCATCCGTGAATTGCTTATTCGTGAAGCTCATGGTGTTCATAAGACTTTGGAAGTTTTGCATgaacatttcttttggcctaAAATGCGTGTTGATGTTGAGAAAATTTGTGGAAGATGCATAACTTGCATGCAAGCTAAATCAAAATCACATCCACATGGTTTGTATAAACCATTACCTATTCCTAGTGCACCTTGGGAGGATATTTCCGTGGACTTTGTTTTGGGTTTGCCTAGAACactgatatgatccttgccgatcaatcgaacaccacgcaaacggaagacttgaaaacacgaacagaagatggatggaaatcccaaaacctctgaatctaacccacggaatgatataggcgactgaaagccctataccccaacgtgaagttgacgcaacaactcggggacgctgaatgacacccgacgagggttggttgactcgccgttacgtcgataattgaattcgtcttggaataatcaagaggaattcgaaattctcaagagaggaataaaactcacaagtttattgataaaagtaggctgCAAATTTCGTCCATATggtggcctatatataggcaaaggctaaacctaatataataaggaaacaacttaactaccaagcaaagaagccctaattcgaaaattaactgggctgccaaacaaggcccttattttcGAAATACCAAGCTGAAACTATGGgctaaaatccgaaaataaaaacataagtcttcaaaacatataaagtcttcacgcttcggcccactcgcacttgatgatattaattaaacttggaccgactccaccatctccaatgggtttcttcatcaactcttgagcccacacttcttgaactaagctcatcaagctctccttgaacttcttggctcgtgctcttgtaaccggaccaacaggaacatgcaccgggtcttgcatcaacgaaccttgggctgcatcaaaCACGAAGGGGTAAGGATTCAatttttgtggttgttgataGATTTTCAAAAATGGCACACTTCATTCCATGTCATAAGAGTGATGATGCTCACATTGCTGATTTGTTTTTCAAGGAAATTGTTCGTTTGCATGGAGTTCCAAGAATAATTGTGAGTGATCGTGATGCTAAGTTTGTGAGTCATTTTTGGCGTGTGCTTTGGAATAAATTGGGAACTAAGCTTCTGTTTTCAACTACATGTCATCctcaaactgatggtcaaactgAAGTAGTTAATAGAACTTTGTCTCAATTACTTAGAATTTTGATTCAAAAGAACTTGAAAACTTGGGAAGATTGCTTATCTTTTGCTGAATTTGCTTATAATCGAagtgttcattctgctactaaCTTTTGTTTATGGTTTTAATCCATTGAGTCCACTTGATCTAATTCCAATACCAATTGAGGAGCGTGCAAGTCTTGACGGGAAAGCCAAAGCTGAAATGGTGAAAAAGCTGCATGAAAAGGTGAGACTCAATATTGAGAAAAGAACGGAGCAATACATCAAGCAAGCCAACAAGGGCCGAAAGCAAATCATATTTGAGCCGGGAGATTGGGTGTGGCTACATTTGAGAAAGGAGAgatttccttcaaaaagaaaatCTAAGTTGCAGCCAAGAGGAGATGGACCATTCCAAGTGGTTGCAAGAGTGAATGATAACGCTTACAAACTAGACCttccaggtgagtataatgtaaGTGCTACTTTCAATGTAACTGATTTGTCTCCTTATTTTGGTGAATTAGATTCGATGACGAATCCACTTGAAAAAGAAGGGAATGATGGAGACGCGTCCAAGCTGGCCAAGGACAAGATGGATCCTTTGATTATTCAAAGTGGGCCAATCACaagagctagagccaaaagaATAAAGGAGTCCATGATGCTTTTAGTTGGTGaaattaaagcccaagtccaagacaattctacattgggccaaatggtgaatattattcaagttggtGGGCTTGATGCTACTTGAAGTTTGGGCTCATTAAGCTATCATATTTTGGAGGCCCAAATTAAAGAATAAACTCCACATTTTCGTCCAAATGGGTGCAGCCCACAAAAAGATCATTTTAAGTtactttttttatgtttattaagTGGCTTTTGGTGTCCAAGAGACATACCAAGTATTTTGCAGTTACATTTGTGATTTTATGTGCCTCAAGAGACCATTttgagcctataaataggcatgTAAATCACTTGTATCCACCATTGATATAAACGAAAATTGCTTATGCTTAGTGAGTTGAATtctctttgttgagtttttcaCTTGTTTTAGAACTTATCAAGACACTTGAGCAAGGTCTTGTGGCGTTAATCCATACTGAGGTTCTTGGCTGATTATATAGCCAACGGGTCGAGGTTTCTACGCTCTTAGGGGTTGATCAAACTAGATTCTTGATCTTGGGAGTCCGCTGCCTACTCACATACGTCGGGTTCTTGGGTCATTATATCCAACGGGTCCTTCGTCCACTTCTATCCATATCAGTCAATCTGATGCGCAATCCCTCGAAGTGGGGGTAAGCCGGCAGGTGTAtcgtcgggaaaaacatcaACAAACTCCTGCAACACAGCACGAATAGAAGGAGGTAGAGAAGAGATATAGTTAGTCATAAACAAATTCTTCCGATATCGCAACATCAagatcggcctctcctcctgaacacaccacttcaaatcactagccttagcaagaaaggacttatgacTCAACCCATgctccttcttctccacgggTTGCTCCTTTGACTTTAGTTTGTCCGCCTCCctttgcaattgcacttgatcctcataaacttgtgtaggagtaagaggaacaagtgacacctttttctgcttgtaGGTAAATgagtatttgttggtgaagccatcatgaatTGCACGGCGATCAAATTGCCACGGTCTCCCCAACAAGATGTGGCTCGCGCAaatagggatcacatcacacactCATACGTCCCAATGCGAAACGGGaccttcacttgcttcgtcactCTGATGATGCCTGTCTCATTtagccactgcaaacgatacggcttgggatgcttctccgtggtcagtcctaatctctcaaccatggctctactagccacattcgtgcaactcccgccatcaatgatcacactacataccttgtcttgaacaagacatctcgtgtgaaaaAGGTTCTCCCTCTGCTCGCGCTCATGgggttgagtttggacactcaagactctcctagctacaaaaagTTGTCCATCTggcgcgaaaatctcctcacactcctcctcatcagCGGCATCATCtacatcctccaatttcggcATATCAGGGTCGGTGTCATCACCATCCGTCACAACTTCGCCGTCATCTCGCATGATCATGATTCTCCTATTCGGacagtcactcataatatgcccgaagccttggcacttgaaacacttcttatctcgatttcAACCATCGGCAACGGCCGAAATGCCCTGATTCGCTGCATCGGATCCCTCTGGTTGGGATCGAACGAActgcttcttctcctctctcggcgGTGCTTCCTTCTGCCAGGGGATCCCTCTGGACGAGGAACCGCTAGCAACTGGTTGCGAGGGCCTCCACTTGCCCTGACTCTGGCGCTGGTTGCGGCTGTCgttgcccctcctcttgagttgagtctcgatcttgatggccatgtggaccatgtcctccaactcaacgtaatgctgcaactccaccttatcacgaatatcctgatatgatccttgccgaccaatcgaacaccacgcaaacggaagatttgaaaaacgaacagaagatggaatcccaaaacctctgaatctaacccgcgaaatgatttaggcgaacggatccctaaaccccaacgtgaagttgacgcagcaactcggggacgatgaatgacacacgacgagggatggttgactcgccgttacgccggataaatgaactctcttggaatatacaagagaaaattcgaaactctcaaggagactcacgaaatttgatataaaattggttgataattcgttcataacaagaggcctatatataggcaacaataaagagacctagtctaataaggaaacaactaaaacctaatctaaaccctaattttcgtccatcataaagactacaataaggtatgcgaaaacctaaccaaactaggagaataaacatggaaaataactcctaatctaataaggaaacatatccttagtcaaaacaaggtataaaactcaaaattgactcaactaaggcctaaattcagccaccctaacataacccacgaaaattataagataaaacaaaataaaagactcttttaaatcagcccacatgtgcaacgtaacttgggccttgatacgatccttgccgatcgatcgaacacaacgcacgcggaagactgaacttgaacggaaaggatggaaatcccaaaacctctggatctaacccacggaatgatttaggcgaacggatccctaaaccccaacgtgaagttgacgcagcaactcggggacgctgaatgacacccgacgagggttggttgactcgccgttacgtcgataattgaattcttcttggaataatcaagaggaattcggaattctcaagagagaaataaaactcacaattttattgataaaagtaggctaaatttcgtccaacatgtagcagccatatatataggcaaaactaaacctagtctaataaggaaacaacttaaaaacaagccctaataggccaaacaaggcccttactttaaaaatccgaaaataacaagccctttaaactaatgggctgcgaaaaataacaatactgaaataaatcaatgaagtcttcaaaataaatcaaatcttcaagcttcggcccactcgcatgtaatgagattaattagaCTTGGACTGAtgtgatccttgccgatcaatcgaacaccacgcagacggaagacttgaaaaacgaacagaagatggaaatcccaaaacctctgaatctaacccacggaatgatttaggcgaacgaatccctaaaccccaacgtgcagttgacgcagcaactcggggatgctgaatgacacccgacgagggttggttgactcgccgttacgtcgataaatgaattcgtcttggaacaatcaagaggaattcggaattctcaagagagaaataaaactcacaagtttattgataaaagtatgctaattttcgtccaacataagaaggcctatatataggcaaagactaaccctaatctaagaaggaaacaacttaactaccaagcaaagaagccctaattttcgtccatcataaggactacaaataaggtatgcgaaaacctaaccaaactaggagaataaacatggaaaataactcctaatctaataaggaaacatatcattagtcaaaacaaggtataaaactcaaaattgactcaactaaggcctaatttcagccaccctaacataacccacgaaaattataagataaaacaaaataaaagactttattaaatcagcccacatatgcaacgtaagttgggcctccatggcatgcatcattcccctcctcttgaaagggatttgtcctcaaatccaagttgtcaatccaaatgccgggatcaaa contains:
- the LOC130990759 gene encoding uncharacterized protein LOC130990759: MENTNPIEFTLQAMQQQFARFGVVMENVTERLERLEFQAPPRNEEEGESEGEDDRTSTHRNERRGGGRRRRHQNEVDGDLGSIKLKIPTFQGRSDPEAYLEWERKVELIFECHNYSGEKKVRLAAIEFTDYAIVWWDQLTTNRRRYRERPISTWEEMKSIMRKRFVPSHYFRELYQKLQSMNQGTKSVDEYYKEMEIAMIRANVDEDREATMARFLCGLNKEIANIVDLQHYVELEDMVHMAMKVEKQLKKKGTFQRNFPTSSQSSKSKEWTSSKSTFGAASKPQNDVSKFKSNEGEKGKGISNSTSSTRNRDIKCFRCQGVGHIASQCPNKRVMVLKPNGEIESESEHDDDDDEDDEQLEEIVPEHGELLVVRRALNVQIKQEEEQRENIFHTRCLVQGKVCMLIIDGGSCTNVASGEMVEKLNLKTERHPHPYKLQWLNECGEIRVTKQVLISFSIGNYKDEVLCDVVPMHASHILLGRPWQFDRKVTYDGFRNHYTFKHNNKSIMLVSLTPQQVQEDQQKLSQARRAREVEGNKRV